Proteins encoded within one genomic window of Gammaproteobacteria bacterium:
- a CDS encoding S9 family peptidase, whose translation MRSKALAAGTLLAVSTWVVLPAGGQPAPEPVAAPVPATDDPAELKRLWAQQQDAERWEKGRLLKQIDDLQVELAARGVLDYRKLDYASTDGLRIPAYLFKPLAMPAGKVPAVIYAHGGQHGQFRSRMVPRLAEFVRRGYVVLAPDYRSSSGYTMEFHDAADYGGREIDDMLAARDFLAAMPGVDAQRIAIIGESHGGYNTLMALARAPERFAAGVDFFGPTDLVWRLTASPGENPNAEPGDREVFARMVGRSIDEAPELYRARSPRYLATASGPPLLILHGDKDAIVSIRESAWMAEALEKAGRKNFSFHVIHDGQHGYPRPQMDEAWRLAYDFLDRVFGGQAPGG comes from the coding sequence ATGCGCAGCAAGGCACTCGCCGCCGGCACGCTGCTGGCGGTGTCAACCTGGGTCGTGCTGCCCGCGGGCGGCCAGCCCGCGCCGGAGCCCGTCGCGGCGCCCGTCCCGGCAACCGATGATCCGGCCGAGCTCAAGCGGCTCTGGGCGCAGCAGCAGGACGCCGAGCGATGGGAGAAGGGCCGTCTGCTGAAGCAGATCGATGACCTGCAGGTCGAACTCGCCGCCAGGGGCGTGCTCGATTACCGCAAGCTCGACTATGCGAGCACGGACGGCCTGCGGATTCCCGCCTACCTCTTCAAGCCGCTGGCCATGCCGGCCGGCAAGGTGCCCGCCGTCATCTATGCCCATGGTGGCCAGCACGGGCAATTCCGCTCGCGCATGGTGCCGCGCCTCGCGGAGTTCGTGCGGCGCGGCTACGTCGTGCTCGCCCCCGACTATCGCAGCAGCTCGGGCTACACCATGGAGTTCCACGACGCGGCGGACTACGGCGGCAGGGAAATCGACGACATGCTGGCCGCCCGCGATTTCCTTGCCGCCATGCCCGGCGTGGACGCGCAGCGCATCGCCATCATCGGCGAGAGCCACGGGGGCTACAACACCTTGATGGCCCTGGCGCGGGCACCGGAGCGGTTTGCGGCAGGCGTGGATTTCTTCGGGCCAACGGACCTCGTCTGGCGGCTCACGGCCAGCCCGGGCGAGAACCCCAATGCCGAGCCCGGTGACCGCGAGGTCTTCGCGCGCATGGTCGGCAGGAGCATCGACGAGGCGCCCGAACTCTACCGCGCCCGCTCACCCCGCTACCTGGCGACGGCCAGCGGTCCGCCGCTGCTGATCCTGCATGGCGACAAGGACGCGATCGTCAGCATCCGGGAATCCGCCTGGATGGCCGAGGCCCTGGAGAAGGCGGGCCGGAAGAACTTCAGCTTCCACGTCATCCACGATGGCCAGCACGGCTATCCGCGCCCGCAGATGGACGAGGCCTGGCGCCTCGCCTACGACTTCCTGGACCGGGTATTCGGCGGCCAGGCACCCGGCGGCTGA